The Myroides fluvii region AATAACAAGTGGTTTACTTTCTTTTGATTAGGTTTTTTTTTATTTATTCAGTTAATTCGTTTTGTTTTTAATTCAAGAAAAATGAAGGAAAATATTTATAGTGAAGTTTATATACAAGGACTTTTTAATCGAATGAGTAGTTCGTATGAAAGAGTGAATTATTTATCGTCTTTTGGTTTTTCTTTGCGTTGGCGAAAACAGTTTCTAAAGCCAATACACCTCACGGCTGAAAATGCGCAGATTATTGATTTAATGACGGGAATGGGAGAAACATGGACAGCCATTCATCGTACTTTTCCCAAAGCTAAACTTACCGCATTGGATTTTTCAGAAGGAATGCTACAGTATGCGCAAACTAAAAATAAAAAGAAATTTAATGCACAAGTAGAGGTGACGCTACAAAATGTATTAAGTAACGATTTGCCTTCTGATTTTTACGATGGAGTAACCTGTGCTTTTGGATTGAAAACACTAAACGAAGAACAAATTCAAATTTTAGCTCAACAAGTAAAGCGAATTTTGAAACCCGGAGGTCAATTTTCTTTTATTGAAGTCTCTGAACCAAATAGTGTTATTTTGAAATTTTTATATTCTTTTTATTTAAGTAAGATTATTCCTTTATTGGGAAAAATGCTGTTTGGAGGTGTAAGGGAATACAAAATGCTTTGGGAATATACCAATCGATTTAAAAACGCAAAACAAGTCGAGGCAACTTTTCAAGCCGTAGGATTAAAAACAACGTATCAATCTTATTTTTTTGGTTGTGCAACAGGAGTGTACGGAGAAAAGTAAAAATAGTTGACAGTTGACAGTTGACGGTTTACAGTTCAAATCTTCTGAATAGGTAAATTGCCCTTTGATTGGTGGAATAGTTTATGGTTGACAGTTGACGGTTTACAGTTTACAGTTCAAATCTTCTGAATAGGTAAATTGCCCTTTGATTGGTGGAATAGTTTACGGTTGACAGTTGACGGTTTACAGTTTACAGTTCAAATCTTCTGAATAGGTAAATTGCCCTTTGATTGGTGGAATAGTTTATGGTTGACAGTTGACGGTTTACAGTTCAAATCTTCTGAAGTTGACGGTTTACAGTTCAAATAAATTGCCCTTTGATTGGTGGAATAGTTTATGGTTGACAGTTGACGGTTTACAGTTTACAGTTCAAATCTTCTGAATAGGTAAATTGCTCTTTGATTGGTGGAATAGTTTATGGTTGACAGTTGACGGTTTACAGTTTACAGTTCAAATCTTCTGAATAGGTAAATTGCTCTTTGATTGGTGGAATAGTTTATGGTTGACAGTTGACGGTTGACGGTTTACAGTTCAAATCTTCTGAATAGGTAAATTGCCCTTTGATTGGTGGAATAGTTTACGGTTGACAGTTGACGGTTTACAGTTTACAGTTCAAATCTTCTGAATAGGTAAATTGCCCTTTGATTGGTGGAATAGTTTACGGTTGACAGTTTACGGTTGACAGTTTACGGTTGACAGTTTACGGTTGACGGTTTACAGTTCAAATCTTCTGAATAGGTAAATTGCCCTTTGATTGGTGGAATAGTTGACGGTTGACAGTTGACGGTTTACAGTTCAAATCTTCTGAATAGGTAAATTGCCCTTTGATTGGTGGAATAGTTTACGGTTGACAGTTGACGGTTTACAGTTTACAGTTCAAATCTTCTGAATAGGTAAATTGCCTTTTGATTGGTGGAATAGTTTACGGTTTACAGTTGACGGTTGACGGTTTACAGTTCAAATCTTCTGAATAGTAAAGTTGCTCTTAATTGGTGGAATAGTTTACGGTTGACAGTTTACAGTTGACGGTTTACAGTTCAAATCTTCTGAATAGTAAAGTTGCTCTTAATTGGTGGAATAGTTTACGGTTGACAGTTGACGGTTGACAGTTGACGGTTGACGGTTTACAGTTCAAATCTTCTGAATAGGTAAATTGCCCTTTGATTGGTGGAATAGTTTACGGTTGACAGTTGACGGTTTACAGTTCAAATCTTCTGAATAGTTAAATTGCCCTTTGATTGGTGGAATAATTTGCGAAAAAGCGAAAACACAAAAATACAAATCGAAACGAAGTGAAGATTCATCGAACGCCAAAACAAAGTATAAACCTAGTGAGATAAAAAACGAAATAGTTTACGGTTTACAGTTTACAGTTCAAATCTTCTGAATAGTAAAGTTGCTCTTAATTGGTGTAATAATTTGCAAAAAAGGGAAATAGTTTACGGTTGACAGTTCAAACCGTCAACCGTAAACTGTCAACCGTTAACCAACATTATATCGAATAACTGCATTGTTTTTAGCGCTTCTTGGGCTGTTAAAAAACTGAGTTAAGCTATAAGGTGATTGCGTTCTTTCACATGTTCTATTAATCTCTTCCATAGAATTGGGAGAGAAAAGAAGTAGTTCAAGTGATTTTAAGAAGCGTTCTTTTCGTTGATAGTTTGCCAAGGTATCGCCGTAAAAATATACGATATTGTTTTTAAAATCTTCTAGCGATAAGTTGTGTTGTTGTAAGAGTGAAAGTAGTTTTATATCATCGGCAGTTTCTGTTTCTACTAAGTGGTGATAAATGGTTTGATGTTTGTTTTTGTCTTTGAGGTAAAAATTAAAGTCCAACAGTAAGTCTTCTAGTTGAGTTTCAATTTTTAAATAGAACAAGTTGACTGTGAATTCCCTATTTTCTGAGAGGTGAATCGTTCCAACTAAAGAGCACATCTGCTTGGTTCGGTCTAGACAGTTAAAGTGAATGCAAGTATAAGTGTTGACTGGCAGATGGTGATACTTATCTTTGATCTCTTGTTGTACCGCAGCGAGTATTTTTTCTCGTTTGTCTTGCTCTATTTTCGAAAATTCAATTTCGCGTATTAATTCGCATGCGTGATTTAACGTGATAGAAAATGGAGTTCTATAGGTAATTTTATTTTCACTTTTTTGAAGTTGAGCATAATTAATATGCAATAAAGCTTCAAATAAAGTAGAGGTCATAGCTTTAAAATTATTAAAGTGATAGTGCTGAAAAGCAAGGGAATTTAAATTCCCACAGGGGGCAATTTTAGAAAAATGCCGCACAAAATGCTGAAGCGTATGTTGTACTTCTTCAAATAATTCAAGTTTCATAAGGTTAGCTCGTGTTGTTTGTTTGATTAAAATTACAAGACTGTAGTAAATGTAATTTCAACGCTAGTTTAGTTAGATTTTCTCAAGATTCCAAATTGAAAACTGACAATATGTTGGTTTTAATCTGTTAAATTACTAAAGAAATTTTTGTTTTTTATCACGAACAAGAAGGGAAGCTGTTTTTTTTAGCGTTAATTTTTAATTATCATTGTGTAAACTGTGAGTAAATTAAATTAATTTTTTTTACATATTTTTTTTTGTTATTCTATTTTTAGTGCGGTTTTAGTGCGGTTATCAAGGGTTAAAATGATATTATTCTCCCAATAAGTACAAATACGCATTAGGCAGGTGATGCGACATTGTATTTTCGGGTTTATTAAATTGCTTTTGATACGTTTCGTTTTGGATACCATCTAAAACGATCGGGTTTCCGCAGCGGTTGTAGTTGCTTTCTTGACGATAGTTCGGCTCCTGTAAGTCAGGTAAAGTTTTTTTGATTTGCTTGAATAAAAAAGGACCTAGTAATTTGGCATAGCGCTTCACGCTTTTTTCAGCCGGATTATTGACGCGATTGTAGATTCCACGAGCAAACCATCGTTTAGGCCAACTGATTTTTTTGATGCTATGGTCTATATTTTCTTGACTGAATGGACTAATAGGGGTGAAGTCCAAAAAACGCTGTGTAGTAGGAGGTACTTCAGGAACCCAATCTTGAGTATTGACTACAGAATAACTCCATTGATTCATTTCTTTCTCATATTGGTAAGCAAAATAGAGATTCCCCGGTTTAGGTGCTGCTAAAGTGTAGGTTTTAAACTGGATGTCTCGCGGAAGTATATTTTGCTTTTGCCACTGTTTGAATTGAGCGGTAATCAAGTAAGCGATTACACCCCCTTGACTGTGACCAGAGATGATGATTTCCTTGTGATTCGCTTGATATAAACTGTCAATTTTGGGTTTCATGTCTTGCAGTAAATAGACAGAGGCAATGGTCCATCCTGCGTGAACACTCGCTTTTTCATCCG contains the following coding sequences:
- a CDS encoding class I SAM-dependent methyltransferase, which produces MKENIYSEVYIQGLFNRMSSSYERVNYLSSFGFSLRWRKQFLKPIHLTAENAQIIDLMTGMGETWTAIHRTFPKAKLTALDFSEGMLQYAQTKNKKKFNAQVEVTLQNVLSNDLPSDFYDGVTCAFGLKTLNEEQIQILAQQVKRILKPGGQFSFIEVSEPNSVILKFLYSFYLSKIIPLLGKMLFGGVREYKMLWEYTNRFKNAKQVEATFQAVGLKTTYQSYFFGCATGVYGEK
- a CDS encoding lipase family protein, which translates into the protein MKKLACICFAFLGLSSLAQQLKPTADKLEIKHSLHLAQDIQKPYAADTLYQLTHYTNIYRSPEMGLTNQWGLYYNEEKQVAEIVIRGSVNRGISWLANYYAAMVPANGTIYLTPDQPVTYQFSADEKASVHAGWTIASVYLLQDMKPKIDSLYQANHKEIIISGHSQGGVIAYLITAQFKQWQKQNILPRDIQFKTYTLAAPKPGNLYFAYQYEKEMNQWSYSVVNTQDWVPEVPPTTQRFLDFTPISPFSQENIDHSIKKISWPKRWFARGIYNRVNNPAEKSVKRYAKLLGPFLFKQIKKTLPDLQEPNYRQESNYNRCGNPIVLDGIQNETYQKQFNKPENTMSHHLPNAYLYLLGE